One part of the Nostoc sp. PCC 7120 = FACHB-418 genome encodes these proteins:
- a CDS encoding glycosyltransferase family 2 protein — translation MLKYITPVILTYNEAPNIERTLQQLSWAIKIIVIDSYSTDKTLEILHSYPQVHLLQREFDTHTRQWNYGLEQVESPWVLSLDADYVLTNELISEISALLVDGQIDGYFAKFKYCVFGKPMLSTILPPRQVLFRKTNATYVDDGHTQLLQLKGNSANLSAYIHHDDRKPLSRWLWAQDRYTLLEVKKLQETPATELSLGDRIRKQKVLAPFVILFYCLILKGGVLDGWHGWYYAFQRLLAEILLSIRLIEAEKFKS, via the coding sequence ATGTTAAAATACATCACTCCTGTAATTCTTACTTATAATGAAGCACCAAATATTGAGCGTACTCTACAGCAACTCAGTTGGGCGATCAAAATCATAGTTATTGATAGCTATAGTACTGATAAAACTTTAGAAATTCTCCATTCCTATCCACAGGTTCATCTATTGCAAAGAGAATTTGATACCCATACTAGACAGTGGAATTATGGCTTAGAGCAAGTTGAATCACCGTGGGTACTTTCTCTAGATGCGGACTATGTACTCACTAATGAGTTAATTTCAGAAATTTCTGCTTTGCTAGTTGATGGACAGATTGATGGTTATTTCGCCAAATTTAAGTATTGTGTGTTTGGTAAACCGATGCTTAGTACTATACTTCCACCCCGTCAGGTTCTTTTTCGTAAAACTAATGCTACTTATGTTGATGATGGACACACACAACTTCTGCAACTGAAAGGTAATTCTGCAAACTTGTCTGCCTATATTCATCATGACGATCGCAAACCCTTGAGTCGTTGGCTGTGGGCGCAGGATCGCTATACATTGTTAGAAGTAAAGAAATTGCAAGAAACTCCTGCAACTGAACTTAGTTTAGGCGATCGCATCCGTAAACAAAAAGTGCTCGCCCCATTCGTTATCTTATTTTATTGTCTGATTCTCAAGGGCGGAGTTCTGGACGGTTGGCATGGTTGGTATTATGCTTTTCAACGCCTTCTAGCAGAAATACTCTTGAGCATTCGACTCATAGAAGCTGAAAAATTTAAAAGTTAA
- a CDS encoding HpsJ-like protein, cyanoexosortase A-associated, which translates to MAETEIREPNIRETDNQEKDIREFVELEFTKLSKLVGTIQPLIEIINLWRLLGYGMLVLALLDTIEIFVPPSVMNPTWEFQTMGRLVNQVGVPLIAMLFVFSGKLTKRAKWEPRILSFLSHLTLLVALLYLLLIPLGVVNTVRLYNTNLEQIRAGYEQRLSQANQAEKQLSQTSPTEIDSLIKRQGGSLNGRNPEDVKNQILSELTQAKQQLKTQKETNQSSVTLNLFKNSVKWNLGALISAALFFTIWKETRWARKKVV; encoded by the coding sequence ATGGCTGAAACTGAGATTCGTGAACCTAATATCCGCGAAACTGACAACCAAGAAAAAGATATCCGTGAATTTGTTGAACTAGAATTCACCAAATTAAGTAAATTAGTAGGGACTATACAGCCTCTAATAGAGATAATTAATCTTTGGCGATTACTTGGTTATGGAATGTTGGTGTTGGCCTTGCTAGACACTATTGAAATTTTTGTGCCACCAAGCGTCATGAATCCCACTTGGGAATTTCAAACGATGGGAAGATTGGTAAACCAAGTAGGTGTCCCATTGATTGCAATGTTATTCGTATTTTCGGGTAAATTAACAAAACGAGCCAAATGGGAACCACGTATATTAAGTTTCTTATCTCATTTAACCCTATTAGTGGCTTTATTATACTTGCTACTGATTCCTTTAGGAGTAGTTAATACAGTACGTTTGTATAATACCAACTTAGAGCAAATTAGGGCTGGCTATGAGCAAAGACTATCTCAAGCTAATCAGGCTGAAAAGCAGTTGAGCCAAACTTCACCAACAGAGATTGATAGTTTAATCAAGCGTCAAGGTGGCTCATTAAATGGTAGAAATCCTGAAGATGTAAAGAATCAAATTCTTTCAGAACTAACTCAAGCCAAGCAACAACTTAAAACACAGAAGGAAACAAATCAGTCGTCAGTAACTCTAAATTTATTTAAAAATTCTGTGAAATGGAATTTAGGAGCCTTAATATCTGCGGCTTTGTTTTTTACTATTTGGAAAGAAACACGCTGGGCAAGAAAAAAAGTAGTATAG
- a CDS encoding 2OG-Fe(II) oxygenase: MSNNLSRVNKTRHDYAQQIYNKLDQNQDDLRRELFNNNSLHSCYIDDLLDEKDAKEIYEAFPPKEKLLLLKDLREYKYVGMQMNNFHPILEEIIYAFQDSQVVEIISKITGFEQLLPDEYLYAGGISLMDYGCFLNPHLDNSHDKDRKNYRVMNLLYYVTPDWKEEYGGNLELWNNGLKQSNKTIHSKFNRLVIMITNKKSWHSVSKVDYQGRRCCVSNYYFSPKPAEEHDYFHVTSFRGRPEQKLRDILLQGDAALRNGIRKIIKHGIRNSSFYKK; this comes from the coding sequence ATGTCAAATAACTTATCAAGAGTTAATAAAACAAGGCACGACTACGCACAACAAATTTATAACAAATTAGATCAAAATCAAGATGATCTGAGAAGAGAACTTTTCAATAACAACTCATTACATAGTTGTTATATAGATGATTTGTTAGATGAAAAGGATGCCAAAGAAATATATGAAGCATTTCCACCAAAAGAAAAGTTATTACTGTTGAAAGACTTACGAGAATATAAGTATGTGGGAATGCAAATGAATAATTTCCATCCAATACTTGAAGAAATTATCTATGCTTTTCAAGATTCCCAAGTAGTAGAAATTATATCTAAGATCACTGGATTTGAGCAGTTATTGCCAGATGAATACCTTTATGCTGGAGGAATTAGCTTAATGGATTATGGCTGCTTTCTCAATCCGCATCTTGATAATTCACATGATAAAGACAGAAAAAACTATCGTGTAATGAATTTATTGTATTATGTTACGCCTGATTGGAAAGAAGAATATGGTGGAAATCTGGAATTATGGAATAATGGCTTAAAGCAAAGCAATAAAACTATTCACAGTAAATTTAATCGGTTGGTGATTATGATCACTAACAAAAAATCCTGGCACTCGGTTAGTAAAGTTGATTATCAAGGTCGGCGTTGCTGCGTTTCTAACTATTATTTCTCGCCCAAGCCTGCTGAAGAACATGATTATTTTCACGTTACTTCTTTTAGAGGACGACCAGAACAAAAGTTGAGAGATATTTTATTACAAGGAGATGCAGCCTTACGCAATGGAATTCGTAAAATTATCAAACATGGAATTAGAAATTCCTCATTTTATAAAAAATAA
- a CDS encoding class I SAM-dependent methyltransferase yields MVLKKYLVSENCFDTSDQGILVCKKLNLTPAIQANSYYFGHPEWGKSYFAACHRDEKFIDLWRAVIGSWHDKIVVDIGCGPGNVYASLKEICGEPQLLIGVDVSYEALKMSQHLGYTPILADAQNLPLISGFADIVIANACLHHCDDMEKTLREAARLVRPGGFLITDHDPQLTAYQFRGLGFMLWNVRLSLYRQIKRGGHSTKEEQLWGLATEVHHKPGDGVTPELYYKVLKPLGFKVKLYPHNHTVGAEVLKGNYGQSSWKCRLAQILSGINPELPEAALSLMCVAQL; encoded by the coding sequence ATGGTTTTGAAAAAATATTTAGTTTCAGAAAATTGTTTTGATACAAGTGACCAAGGTATTTTGGTTTGTAAAAAATTAAATTTGACCCCAGCTATTCAAGCAAACAGTTATTACTTTGGTCATCCAGAATGGGGAAAAAGTTATTTCGCAGCCTGTCATAGAGATGAAAAATTTATAGACTTGTGGCGAGCAGTCATTGGTAGTTGGCATGACAAAATTGTTGTAGATATTGGTTGTGGCCCTGGTAATGTATATGCGTCATTAAAAGAAATTTGTGGTGAACCTCAGCTATTAATTGGCGTAGATGTATCCTATGAAGCACTAAAAATGTCTCAGCACCTTGGTTACACCCCTATATTAGCAGATGCCCAAAATCTGCCATTGATTTCAGGTTTTGCAGACATTGTTATAGCTAATGCCTGTTTACATCATTGTGATGATATGGAGAAAACATTGAGAGAAGCCGCTAGGCTAGTTCGTCCTGGCGGATTTTTGATTACTGATCACGACCCCCAACTTACTGCATATCAATTTCGAGGTTTAGGTTTTATGCTTTGGAATGTGCGTCTATCTCTGTATCGACAAATAAAAAGGGGTGGACACTCTACAAAGGAAGAACAGCTTTGGGGTTTAGCAACGGAGGTTCATCATAAACCAGGTGATGGGGTAACGCCAGAACTATACTATAAAGTACTAAAACCATTAGGGTTTAAAGTTAAACTTTATCCTCACAATCATACAGTAGGAGCAGAGGTACTAAAGGGTAATTATGGGCAATCCAGTTGGAAGTGTCGTCTGGCCCAGATATTGTCGGGAATCAATCCTGAGTTACCAGAGGCAGCATTGTCTTTAATGTGTGTTGCCCAGCTTTAA
- a CDS encoding glycosyltransferase family 4 protein has protein sequence MSEPSVSLVHQINPSNAQQASLALAETNLLKEVISTFVYNPKTSVWCYLNWLPKKLRSLITVELSRRSWISDNRLRIKTYPWREIIRILLSRNKLVKTLFFRDVDLVSWVDIFLDDKVAKYHLQGINAIYSYEDMAATTFKKAKEKGIICLYDLPIPYYRMTGNIMRQEAELFPELAPVIQTIREPIWKLHRKEQEIQLADHIFVASSVTKQSLLDIGVKAEKISVIPYGAPVEYFQPQAKTDDCFRALFVGRVSPRKGVHYLLQAWQNLKLQDAELVIVGQNLFPPGWLEQYKYICRHVPSVPHLLLNQYYGSASVLVFPSLIEGFGLVLLEAMSCGIPVITTYNTAGPDIITDGVDGFIIPIRDVEALKEKLQWCYSHPKELADMGRAARRKAEELNWGLYRQRLANKVLSLLTA, from the coding sequence ATGTCTGAACCTAGCGTTTCTTTGGTACATCAAATTAACCCTAGCAATGCTCAACAAGCTTCTTTGGCATTAGCAGAGACCAATTTATTAAAAGAGGTAATTAGTACTTTTGTTTACAATCCAAAAACAAGTGTATGGTGTTATTTGAATTGGTTGCCTAAAAAATTAAGGTCTTTAATTACTGTTGAATTAAGTAGAAGAAGTTGGATTTCTGATAATAGATTAAGAATTAAAACTTATCCCTGGCGAGAAATAATACGAATACTTTTATCCCGAAATAAACTAGTAAAAACTCTATTTTTTAGAGATGTAGATTTAGTTAGCTGGGTCGATATATTTTTAGATGATAAAGTCGCTAAGTACCATCTTCAAGGGATAAATGCCATATACAGCTATGAGGATATGGCTGCAACTACATTTAAGAAGGCTAAAGAAAAAGGAATTATTTGTTTATATGACTTGCCTATTCCCTATTATAGGATGACTGGTAATATCATGCGTCAAGAAGCTGAACTCTTCCCAGAGTTAGCTCCAGTAATTCAGACTATTCGTGAACCTATCTGGAAGCTTCACCGTAAGGAGCAGGAAATTCAACTGGCAGATCATATTTTTGTAGCTTCTTCTGTAACAAAACAATCATTGCTAGATATTGGTGTCAAAGCTGAAAAAATTAGTGTCATTCCCTACGGTGCTCCAGTAGAGTATTTTCAGCCTCAAGCAAAGACGGATGATTGCTTCCGCGCTTTATTTGTAGGTCGCGTTTCTCCTCGTAAAGGTGTTCATTACTTGCTACAAGCTTGGCAAAACTTAAAACTACAGGATGCCGAATTAGTCATAGTGGGACAAAATCTTTTTCCTCCCGGTTGGTTAGAACAGTATAAATATATTTGCCGTCATGTTCCGTCAGTTCCCCATTTACTTCTGAACCAGTATTACGGCAGTGCTAGCGTTTTAGTATTTCCTTCTTTAATTGAAGGGTTTGGACTAGTTCTATTAGAAGCCATGTCTTGTGGAATTCCTGTAATTACAACTTATAATACAGCAGGCCCTGATATTATTACTGATGGAGTAGATGGGTTCATTATTCCCATTCGAGATGTAGAAGCACTCAAAGAAAAACTGCAATGGTGTTATTCACATCCCAAAGAATTAGCAGACATGGGAAGAGCCGCCCGACGCAAAGCTGAAGAATTAAACTGGGGTTTATATCGACAACGTTTAGCAAACAAAGTGCTATCGCTACTGACAGCGTAA
- a CDS encoding YdcF family protein, translated as MILALTALFAVMLMSVPTKLAIAYYQTPTPQAILTLGGDENREKFTALFAQFYPDLKIWISSGISYIKARAIFQNAGIPNSRLHFDYRATDTVTNFTTLVGDFQKQHIQHLFLITSESHMPRAKAIAILVLGSRGIAFTPVSVPSKATQPESMFPILRDIFRSLLWIVTGYTGA; from the coding sequence ATGATTTTAGCTTTAACAGCGTTATTTGCTGTAATGCTAATGAGTGTTCCCACAAAACTAGCGATCGCCTACTATCAAACTCCCACTCCACAAGCTATCCTAACACTTGGCGGTGACGAAAATCGAGAAAAGTTCACTGCCCTATTTGCCCAATTTTATCCAGATTTAAAAATTTGGATTTCTTCCGGTATAAGTTATATCAAAGCACGGGCAATCTTCCAGAATGCAGGTATCCCTAATAGTCGCCTTCACTTTGATTACCGGGCTACAGACACTGTAACTAACTTTACTACTCTAGTCGGGGATTTTCAAAAACAGCACATACAACACTTATTCCTAATCACTTCAGAATCTCATATGCCCAGAGCTAAGGCGATCGCCATTTTGGTTCTTGGTAGTCGAGGTATTGCTTTTACTCCCGTTTCTGTACCCTCTAAGGCAACTCAACCAGAATCTATGTTTCCCATTCTTCGAGATATTTTTCGCTCGCTTCTCTGGATTGTTACAGGTTATACAGGAGCATAA
- a CDS encoding FkbM family methyltransferase: MDVDFNNDMKSNINIIKIPVYLERLEKVLGDKYKLINILKIDVEGHELQVLQGAGNFISHQTIRDILFEEHHGYPSQLTEFLEKNGYRIFRIWKGFWKPILLSPTKTLIHEWEPPNYLATLDPKRAIKLFDEWGWKSLSGRIDN, encoded by the coding sequence ATTGATGTTGATTTTAATAATGATATGAAAAGCAATATCAATATCATAAAAATTCCAGTATACTTAGAACGATTAGAAAAAGTTTTAGGGGATAAATATAAACTTATCAATATTCTAAAAATAGATGTAGAAGGCCATGAATTGCAAGTTTTACAAGGGGCTGGTAATTTCATTTCTCATCAAACCATACGTGATATTTTATTTGAAGAACATCATGGTTATCCTAGTCAATTAACCGAGTTTTTAGAAAAAAATGGCTACAGAATATTCCGAATCTGGAAAGGGTTTTGGAAACCAATACTATTATCCCCAACAAAAACCTTAATTCATGAATGGGAACCTCCCAATTATCTTGCTACTCTTGACCCTAAACGAGCCATTAAGCTTTTTGACGAATGGGGATGGAAATCTTTATCTGGTAGAATAGATAATTAA
- a CDS encoding glycosyltransferase → MNVLHVIPSIAPIRGGPSQAVLEMVKALRDANIEAEIATTNDNGKELLNVPLGQYTHYQEVPVWFFPRFSPAINSLREFAFSKELTIWLWKNIHNYDLLHIHAIFSYASTAAMAIARLRKIPYIVRPLGQLCEWSLQQSAIKKQIYLQLIEKSNLNNSKYIHFTSEQEQQETSLLNLTSPSFILPHGLSITNIIPDARQRLRQHFNLPEDEPIILFLSRLHPKKGLDYLIPALEKISNYRFTFVLAGSGSPDYETEVKSLLVSHSIQNRTCFTGFVKGEIKDILLQGADLFALTSHSENFGVAVLEALSAGVPVLVTPGVALANLVTQQNLGYVTELDVNYIAASIQQALDYPQKAKEMGDRARQLICEKYTWDKVAGQLQEVYKNILP, encoded by the coding sequence ATGAATGTCCTCCATGTGATTCCCTCTATTGCGCCAATTAGAGGTGGGCCGAGTCAGGCAGTTCTAGAGATGGTAAAAGCCTTAAGAGATGCAAATATTGAGGCTGAAATCGCCACAACTAACGATAATGGTAAAGAACTTTTGAACGTTCCTTTGGGTCAATACACCCACTATCAAGAAGTTCCAGTATGGTTCTTTCCTCGTTTTTCTCCTGCTATCAACTCACTGAGAGAGTTTGCCTTTTCTAAAGAGTTAACTATTTGGTTGTGGAAGAATATTCATAACTATGACCTATTGCATATCCACGCTATCTTTTCTTATGCTTCTACAGCAGCAATGGCGATCGCTCGGCTGAGAAAAATTCCTTACATCGTTCGCCCTTTGGGACAACTCTGTGAATGGTCATTACAGCAAAGCGCCATTAAAAAGCAAATCTATCTGCAACTAATAGAAAAATCTAATCTTAACAATAGTAAATATATTCATTTCACATCCGAGCAAGAACAGCAAGAAACTTCTTTATTAAACCTTACTTCCCCAAGCTTTATCCTGCCTCATGGTCTTTCTATTACAAATATTATTCCTGATGCTCGTCAGCGTTTGCGACAACACTTTAATTTACCAGAAGACGAACCAATAATTTTATTTTTATCTCGTCTACATCCTAAAAAAGGTCTAGATTATCTGATTCCAGCTTTAGAAAAAATATCTAATTATCGCTTTACTTTTGTATTAGCAGGTAGTGGTTCTCCAGACTACGAGACTGAAGTTAAATCACTTCTAGTATCTCATAGCATTCAAAACCGCACTTGTTTTACAGGATTTGTTAAAGGAGAAATTAAAGATATATTACTACAAGGAGCAGACTTATTTGCCCTCACTTCTCACTCGGAAAACTTTGGAGTAGCCGTATTAGAAGCTTTATCTGCTGGTGTTCCTGTTTTAGTTACGCCTGGTGTTGCTTTAGCTAATTTGGTAACACAGCAAAATCTTGGTTATGTTACCGAGTTGGATGTTAATTATATCGCTGCTTCCATACAACAGGCTCTAGATTATCCCCAGAAAGCAAAAGAAATGGGCGATCGCGCTCGTCAACTAATATGTGAGAAATACACATGGGATAAAGTTGCTGGACAATTGCAAGAAGTTTATAAAAATATTCTTCCATGA
- a CDS encoding class I SAM-dependent methyltransferase, translating to MRINIKQQRHSAALASGGISSQPIYSKFLHLIEELNLKGDCLDFGAGIGNLSQRIHSLNRFKSITAVDIMEPPIELDSSINWLTWDLNDSLDIISQKFDVIVSVEVIEHLENPRAVARELFRLLRPGGILMLSTPNNESWRSLLALLMQGHFVAFGDSCYPAHITALLRKDIERILNEAGFCNLEFKYTDFGRIPKLTHLNYQKFSFGILRGVRYSDNLIVTASKSADF from the coding sequence ATGAGAATAAATATTAAACAGCAACGACACAGTGCAGCCTTAGCCAGTGGTGGTATTAGTAGTCAACCAATATATAGTAAATTCTTGCACTTGATTGAAGAATTAAATCTCAAGGGTGATTGTCTAGATTTTGGAGCAGGGATTGGTAACTTAAGCCAAAGAATTCACAGTTTAAACCGCTTTAAATCTATAACTGCTGTTGACATCATGGAGCCTCCTATTGAACTAGATAGTTCAATAAATTGGTTAACCTGGGATCTCAATGATTCACTAGATATAATTAGCCAGAAATTTGATGTTATTGTATCTGTTGAAGTAATCGAACATCTAGAAAACCCCAGGGCTGTAGCACGAGAATTGTTTAGATTACTTCGTCCTGGTGGAATACTTATGTTGAGTACACCAAATAATGAAAGCTGGCGTTCTTTGCTTGCATTATTAATGCAAGGACATTTTGTAGCTTTTGGTGATAGTTGTTATCCTGCACATATCACAGCATTATTAAGAAAAGATATTGAGCGTATTCTTAATGAAGCCGGTTTTTGTAACCTAGAATTCAAATATACAGATTTCGGTAGAATTCCTAAATTAACTCATTTAAACTATCAAAAATTTTCTTTTGGTATTCTAAGGGGTGTTCGTTATAGTGATAATTTGATAGTAACTGCATCAAAATCGGCTGATTTTTAA
- a CDS encoding glycosyltransferase family 4 protein has product MNILLLSMFFYPSLGGSETNAEILARQFSQMGHKVIVVTQTIGNNLDANGLPFPFEVIRNPHWMKLVKLVKWCDVYFHNGISVRAAWPLLIFNKPWVIRHQVWIRRIDGSVNRIGGNPNDWIVKIKRWINQFAVSIAISEAIAEHLNCPSFVIPNPYRDYLFRIIPEANRNKEIVFLGRLVSEKGVDILLESLASLAEYRLSPLLTIVGDGPEKAKLELKSKKLGIHQRVVFVGSKVGEELVSLLNEHQIMVIPSLYDEPFGVVALEGIACGCVVVGSEGGGLKDAIGSCGLTFPNGNVEQLTNILFNLLTHPEQMKFYRDNAELHLARHTSKAIAKEYMKVLEAAVK; this is encoded by the coding sequence GTGAATATCCTATTATTATCTATGTTCTTTTATCCAAGCTTAGGTGGTAGTGAAACTAATGCTGAGATATTAGCCCGTCAATTTAGCCAAATGGGACATAAAGTAATAGTAGTTACCCAGACGATTGGAAATAATCTTGATGCCAATGGCTTACCATTTCCTTTCGAAGTAATCCGCAATCCTCATTGGATGAAATTAGTAAAGCTTGTCAAATGGTGTGATGTTTATTTTCATAATGGCATCAGTGTGAGGGCAGCTTGGCCATTATTAATTTTCAACAAACCTTGGGTCATCCGCCATCAAGTGTGGATAAGACGTATTGATGGTAGTGTCAATAGAATTGGTGGTAATCCTAATGATTGGATTGTCAAAATCAAGCGTTGGATAAATCAGTTCGCTGTATCAATTGCCATTAGTGAAGCCATCGCAGAGCATTTAAATTGTCCTTCCTTTGTTATACCAAATCCATATCGTGACTATTTATTCCGTATAATTCCCGAAGCTAACAGAAATAAAGAAATTGTTTTTCTTGGACGATTGGTTTCAGAAAAAGGAGTAGATATATTACTGGAATCTTTAGCAAGCCTGGCAGAGTATAGATTAAGTCCACTGCTAACTATAGTTGGAGATGGGCCAGAGAAAGCGAAACTAGAACTAAAATCTAAAAAATTGGGCATTCATCAACGAGTTGTTTTTGTTGGATCTAAAGTAGGAGAAGAATTAGTCAGTCTTCTAAATGAACACCAGATTATGGTTATTCCTTCTCTTTATGATGAACCTTTTGGCGTGGTAGCACTAGAAGGTATTGCTTGCGGTTGTGTTGTTGTTGGTTCAGAAGGCGGAGGCTTAAAAGATGCCATCGGTTCCTGTGGTTTGACATTTCCTAACGGCAATGTAGAGCAATTGACAAATATCTTGTTTAATTTACTGACTCATCCTGAACAAATGAAATTCTATAGAGACAATGCCGAATTACATTTAGCCCGTCATACAAGTAAAGCGATTGCCAAGGAATATATGAAAGTCCTGGAGGCAGCAGTTAAATGA
- a CDS encoding glycosyltransferase: MPKTKFHLWFPNIFEFKGGIQTYSAFLLQAIQNIYPDANYGVFLMHDRRSSANFTNKNITQFHCAGIVPLVLRTPLFATQLMAWGVTQRPNLVIASHLNFTVIANKLNRFAGIPYWTIAHGVEAWDLKNAEVKKSLHHADQILAVSHYTRDRIIEKHRLNPDKVSILPNTFASSRFKPAPKPNYLLRKYQLKPEQQIILTVARLAEAQRYKGYDQILQALPHIRQLIPNVHYVIVGKGNDKHRIESMIVQQGLQNCVTLAGFVPDEQLCDYYNLCDVFAMPSKREGFGIVYLEALACGKPVLGGNQDGANDALCHGELGALVDPDNVEEIALTLIQILQGIYPNQLMYQPDALRQKVIDYFGFERFQATLAKYLDKRLQSIK; encoded by the coding sequence ATGCCCAAAACTAAATTTCATCTTTGGTTTCCCAATATCTTTGAATTTAAAGGTGGAATCCAAACCTATTCTGCATTTTTACTACAAGCCATACAAAATATTTATCCTGATGCTAACTACGGAGTGTTTCTTATGCACGATCGCAGATCATCAGCTAATTTTACTAACAAAAACATTACCCAGTTCCATTGTGCTGGGATTGTGCCATTAGTACTAAGAACGCCTTTATTTGCTACCCAGTTAATGGCATGGGGAGTCACTCAACGTCCTAATTTAGTGATTGCTAGTCACCTTAACTTCACTGTGATTGCCAACAAGCTCAATCGCTTTGCAGGAATACCATACTGGACTATCGCTCATGGAGTAGAAGCTTGGGATTTAAAAAACGCTGAAGTGAAAAAATCTCTACATCATGCCGACCAAATTTTAGCAGTCAGTCACTATACACGCGATCGCATAATTGAAAAACATCGTCTCAATCCTGATAAAGTTTCTATCTTACCTAATACATTTGCATCTAGTCGCTTTAAACCAGCACCAAAACCTAACTATTTACTGAGAAAATATCAACTAAAGCCAGAACAACAAATTATCTTAACTGTGGCCAGACTAGCTGAAGCTCAACGCTACAAAGGATATGATCAAATTCTGCAAGCATTACCGCATATACGTCAATTAATCCCTAATGTTCACTATGTCATTGTTGGCAAGGGAAATGATAAACATAGAATTGAGAGTATGATTGTACAACAAGGGCTACAAAATTGTGTTACTTTAGCTGGATTTGTTCCTGATGAGCAACTTTGCGATTATTACAATCTTTGTGATGTATTTGCAATGCCTAGTAAAAGGGAAGGGTTTGGTATTGTCTATTTAGAAGCGTTAGCTTGTGGTAAACCCGTGTTAGGAGGCAACCAGGATGGAGCTAATGATGCCCTTTGTCATGGTGAATTAGGCGCACTCGTTGACCCTGATAATGTAGAGGAAATTGCTCTAACTCTAATTCAAATTTTACAGGGTATATATCCTAATCAATTAATGTATCAACCAGATGCCCTGCGTCAAAAAGTAATCGATTATTTTGGTTTTGAGCGTTTTCAGGCTACGCTAGCTAAATATTTGGATAAACGACTGCAATCAATCAAATAG
- a CDS encoding FkbM family methyltransferase produces MNIQKIKSYINRPEYIFRPVQIFKKIFNLQDNSNNLFKEAHLPWNVKIKITTDTNDVVSKAISKYGIYDLSLTEALWRLTSPGETAIDIGANIGYMTSIMAMKVGQKGKVLCFEPNPEVYKELSDNIEFWEQMTI; encoded by the coding sequence ATGAATATTCAAAAAATAAAGTCGTACATTAATAGACCAGAATATATTTTTAGGCCTGTTCAAATCTTTAAAAAGATTTTTAACTTACAGGACAATTCAAATAATCTTTTTAAAGAAGCTCATCTACCTTGGAACGTGAAAATTAAAATCACAACAGATACCAATGATGTCGTTAGTAAAGCAATTTCAAAATATGGAATCTATGACTTGAGTTTAACAGAGGCACTTTGGCGATTGACTAGTCCAGGGGAAACAGCCATAGACATTGGTGCTAATATTGGCTATATGACAAGCATTATGGCTATGAAAGTTGGTCAAAAAGGAAAAGTTTTATGTTTTGAACCTAACCCAGAAGTATATAAAGAATTGAGTGATAATATAGAGTTTTGGGAACAAATGACAATATAA